One genomic region from Mycobacteriales bacterium encodes:
- a CDS encoding DUF559 domain-containing protein: MAATADWDTWLARNRTTLVGAKTPYEWTFANLILSRVTGLSPDAVQVQGAFTDLDGMPRRMDFAVVDGSVRVAIEVDGFNKVPGTTTGMTSQQFSDFLRRQTALSAQGWMVLRFANSDFTKDPARCIRQIELALQQARAVTGSGPGLSSEGAAELQRLRQESNDVKALEKQLRQVEGDRKRAQEDSRKAQVQAAQALDRQRQAEEAEAAGRQRRLWLIGGLAVALIAAGTTGALYASRERLPGVAPASPTSCPSGHPIKGNRSQNGSTKIYHVPSGVFYARTTPVRCFATEDEAVASGYRRSAR, translated from the coding sequence ATGGCGGCGACAGCGGACTGGGACACCTGGCTGGCTCGGAACAGAACAACGCTCGTAGGCGCGAAGACGCCGTACGAGTGGACGTTCGCCAACCTGATCCTGTCGCGTGTCACAGGGCTGTCTCCTGACGCCGTGCAGGTGCAGGGTGCGTTCACAGATCTGGACGGGATGCCTCGCCGCATGGACTTCGCCGTCGTAGATGGCTCAGTTCGAGTAGCCATCGAGGTTGACGGCTTCAACAAGGTCCCCGGCACGACGACCGGCATGACGAGCCAGCAGTTCAGCGACTTCCTGCGGCGGCAGACGGCACTGTCCGCCCAAGGGTGGATGGTCCTGCGCTTCGCCAACAGCGACTTTACGAAGGACCCTGCCCGGTGCATACGTCAGATCGAGTTGGCGTTACAGCAGGCGAGAGCCGTCACCGGGAGCGGACCAGGGCTGTCCTCCGAGGGCGCTGCCGAACTGCAACGACTTCGCCAGGAGTCCAACGACGTGAAGGCGTTGGAGAAGCAACTACGCCAGGTCGAAGGTGACCGCAAGCGTGCCCAGGAGGACAGCCGCAAGGCGCAGGTCCAGGCAGCGCAGGCCCTGGACCGGCAGAGGCAGGCCGAGGAGGCCGAAGCCGCAGGACGGCAACGCCGCCTTTGGCTCATCGGCGGGCTCGCCGTCGCGCTGATCGCGGCGGGAACGACCGGGGCGCTGTATGCCAGCCGGGAGCGACTCCCTGGCGTTGCCCCCGCAAGTCCTACCTCGTGCCCGAGCGGGCATCCAATCAAGGGCAACAGAAGCCAGAACGGAAGCACGAAGATCTACCACGTGCCGAGTGGCGTGTTCTACGCCAGGACGACGCCTGTCAGGTGCTTCGCCACCGAAGATGAAGCGGTCGCCTCGGGCTACCGTCGCTCGGCCCGATGA
- a CDS encoding YccF domain-containing protein: MKTIGNVLWFLLAGIWLALGYAIAAFVMTILVVTAPFGIASWRLATYVIWPFGRRVVKSPRAGAASTLGNILWFFLAGLWIALGHIVSGLLLCLTVIGIPFGIVAFRLSVLALAPLGKEVVRSG; the protein is encoded by the coding sequence GTGAAGACCATCGGCAACGTGCTCTGGTTCCTCCTTGCTGGCATCTGGCTGGCCCTGGGCTACGCCATCGCCGCCTTCGTCATGACCATCCTCGTCGTGACTGCGCCCTTCGGCATCGCGTCCTGGCGGCTCGCTACCTACGTGATCTGGCCCTTCGGCAGGAGGGTCGTGAAGAGCCCCCGAGCAGGAGCGGCGAGCACCCTCGGCAACATTCTGTGGTTCTTCTTGGCTGGCCTGTGGATCGCTCTCGGACACATCGTGAGCGGCCTGCTGCTCTGCCTCACGGTCATCGGCATTCCGTTCGGGATCGTCGCCTTCCGCCTCTCGGTGCTGGCGCTGGCACCCCTTGGCAAGGAAGTCGTCCGCAGCGGGTAG